The nucleotide window atttcatcgaaatgatTAAGTACTATTGATAGTACCTTGGGCCTTAGAAGGATAAGTAATATGGACTTGATGAACGGAGTGCTCATGTCATGACATGGTCACTTTCGTGTACCTATAAACTATTCGACGAAAAGTTACACAGGAATTATGGCAATATTCCTATCAGAATGTTATTGTCTCGACTTCTCAAAGTCGAATACTTATCTAACGATCACTTTGACCACAAAAATGTCATCTGACGCGCGCGCTtacagcacagaataaataatagtactaccgtacagaaaggacacttcctacaaaaccgaagtttgacagtgaTTCTGGGACGAATCGTGCTTTCTATTTCTAAtgaatggcactatccctttcggctatttagggttgtcaaaattcaagtcattatcttatctgtggtcgtgcacgcaaaaggacgtcaagtggtgccaaccctaataattgctcggagcaatgctgagcagagtttgcccgaagtgataagtgtctccccactgggtACAGCCCAATATCAGCCTTCGTGCATTCGTACAAGGTTCACAATGCCcgcgcacgataggcgtggcgtttAAACGATTATcaaataccaaagagaatttgaaatagagagttactgtcatggtaaattatgtagctacagtacatttactgccatctttcgacagacgattaaaactgttaaaacgccatttgactttgatcattattctttcactgatatgcgctaacttgttaaatattaatattatagccatctactcgagagtaggctgaaggttatggcgccagcgctcgaaaagattgcaccataccttaggcctatagtcgagtagatggcgttaatattaatattaatatttaataagttaacacatatcactcatatcagtgaaagaataaggatcaaagtcaaatggcgttctaacagtttgtatgttctgtcgaaagatggcagtaaatttacagtggctacataatttactttgacaatccgtctctatacactctattctctttgtcaAATACACTATTCGGTAGAGGCAATATCGCAAGCAGCCATACTAATGCCATGATTTGACAGCAGATGACTTTTCAAACTACACTTCTGCACAAAAGTCATGGCGCAAACGTCACACTTAAACCGTCTATCATTATTATGTATCCTCATATGTTCGCGCAGCGTATACTTCCTCGCATAAGACTTGTGGCACACTTCACAGGAATATTTCCTTTCCCCGGTATGTTTCACCATATGGGCATTCAGCGCTTTCTTACTAAAGAACTTGTAACCACATTCGGTACACTGGCAGTTCCTTTCCATTAGATGAGTCTTTTTTATATGATACATAAGTAAACTCTTTAATATATAAGCTTTATCGCAAACATTACATTTGTATTTAGCTTCCGAATTATGTACTTTGACCAAATGTTGATTCCGCTGGTAGTAACTCCGGAATGGCTCGTTACAGAACGGGCAGTTAGAAACGTTTCTTGAACCCAAATGCTTAGTTTTCACATGGTAATGCTGTTTAGATTTACTAGCAAACACCTTATCACAGTGCGGGCACTTATGGCTGCCTTCCAGATGAGTCGATCGGTGTGAATTCAAAGACCGCTTAGTAGCGAAGGCGGTATCacattttttacaagtataatTCGCGTAATGCTTGTTCATATGCTGTTTTAGCATCTTAAACGTCTCGTAAGTCGACGTACACAGCGCGCAGTCATACACATCACCTTTCTTTAGCTTAAACTGCAATATATGATCTTTAATATCGTTATAAATAGTTTTGTTATGTACCTTAACTAAATGGGTCTTCAGGACGCTTAAATTGTCCATTTTTTCATCGCATAAAGTGCAATTTAGGTCTCCTACGTCTAATTTGACATTGTACTCTGTCATATCGAATGTAGATTTGAAGTCCAAGCGGTCTTTCTTATGATCTTTTTCGGTGTGTGTTCTCAAATCAACCGGGTCGATGAAACGTTCTTCGCAGTAGCCACATAAGAAGCCTAAAAGTGTCTTGTTTTTGAACGGTACAGCGTTGGAGTAAGTGAGTATAGTTTGGAGGTTGgctctgtgtttgttcttgtcgGTTTTGACGCGTGAGGTCCAGGAGGTCAGCGCCGCGAGGTTGACCCTGTCGCGGGGGACCGTCCGACCCGACCCCGTCCGGCCGGACGGTCTGGGTTGCTTGCGCCCCGTCTTGATGATCTCGTTTATATCTTTCTTTTTTAGAGTGGTTATGTCTGGGAGCTCGCAGGAATCTGTAAGTTCagatttacatattttaatcagtttaaaaaaaccggaatcgaccaaaaacaaaatattatgcCCTGGTGGTCCAGGGGTAAGAAAGAATGAATTTCATAGATGTCATTTTCGATATATCATTTGTTATTAAATAGTTATAATTTCACTTGTTTAGCGCTttcgtataaataaaacgcGTATTTTCGCTAATTCTTGGAATAAAATCGATAAAAGGCGGACCGTGGGCTTTTTTTAgcaagtaacagtggaccgacgccttcgATGTTTGTATAAATGCAGACACCGTACAAGAagacagtagggttgtcacagacttttacacaactgtCGAAAAATTActaacatttcaaataagataCGCTAGCCCTGTatgtagtaccgagctactaacaatggcgacgtatgcagctcgggtgcgcgcgtcCAACCCCTCGCCCCCCGCACGATTGCTCTGTCTAGACGACTTCATCGAATAACTGTACTATTTTATAGACTGTGGTATCACTCCGGTATTACCGAAAGATAATACCGGATCAaccacattacattacattacattacattaccgAATCGGTAATGTAACTTTGAAAGACCCTATCTTTAGAGTTGTCACGGTTTGTTAAGAATtcctgtgccctgtttatcaaaagcttgttacttgtaatacaagcggaagtccctttttgacagcttttgtcaGAAAGGGACTTATGGAAGGTAAAGGTAAGGAAAACAATCTCCATGTATCAAAAAGTGTCCGTCAAAAAACTTTAAATAGGTCGCGCTACAATACCtagaatatttgataaaaaatttcaaatcattgacagcgcactccgtcaataacgcctacgaccttagctactctagcgctgctctggagagatttggaactATAAAGTAACTGCTGGACACTTTCATAACTGTTCGACACTTTCATAACTGTTCTACCATAAGAGATTTCGCTCCTTTTACTCTAGGTATACTCCATGATGgaacttccacttgtattacaagttacaaacttgtgataaacagggcacagggCACCGGGCTTCGCTCAGCCACCTACAGCCGTATttgaacaatgagatacgtcaaatactagatattgaaacgatatgaatcggatatgtcagtgacaaacaagtgtctaaattgacgtttcttcaaacataaacgtcacttttgacacttgtttgacactgacatatccgatccatatcgtttcaatatctagtatttgacgtatctgattgttcgaatacggctgctaATCGTCTTTAATTAACTTACTCATGGAGGAGGCGAGCCTGTTGACAAGCGTCCTGATCTTCCTGGCGCGCTCCCCCTCCTTCTTGAGGGGCTTCTTCTGCGGGGGGGTCTTCTTCTTGACCTCCCGGGCTTCAGGCATTATCACTTCCACGGGAACTTCTCTCACTGAAAGATAAACATGTATGCTATATATTTtctattaaattaaactaaatttaGCAAATGAATGCAATTTTAATTGTTTAGTTTAAGCTTCttttatgtaataaaaatattacttcGCTAATCCGCGAATCTTCTTTAATGTTAGTAATagcattattaatttattatttattttgtatattactTATCATTGCCATTACTGGTAAACAAACAAACTAGTTTATTTGCACATAATTATATAGGTGTCAGCAGGAAATTTAAGAGGATCCCATgccccaatgaccttcgatcttaatcccttagttttctaatgttctttgtagcttatcatatgAACATCAACgactttaagcaatatagtatcccatatttacttcaaagtctttgagatatttggcatcaaagttgcacaattttaggccaaaaaactggttttctggccataacttttatAGAGACGTCAAAAACAcgaaaaagtgttttttagacaatatttaaaaaaaccgggcaagtgcgagtcggactcgcgcacgaagggttccgtaccataatgcaaaaaaacggcaaaaaaaaaaacggtcacccatctaagtactgaccccgcccgacgttgcttaacttcggtcaaaaatcacgtttgttgtatgggagccccacttaaatctttattttattctctttttagtatttgttgttatagcggcaacagaaatacatcatctgtgaaaatttcaactgtctagctatcacggttcgtgagatacagcctggtgacgacagacggacggacggacggacggacagcggagtcttagtaatagggtcccgttttaccctttgggtacggaaccctaaaaatcataaaaaaataagtattcatttctttcaaaatccggtaattaaaacaataacaaaggtaTTTTAGCGACTTTCCGGTACTTTACGCCACATAATTGTGGCCTTTAGGTAAAAAAATGGTCACTTGGTGGTTACGTAACGTTTTACTAGGGGGAGGGGgaaaaatgtccaaaaattgCGTTACGTAATTGTTCACTGACTACACTTGCACTGCACTTCCTACCTTTTGTAATGAAACACTTTCTTGACAACTTAATACTCATTTATTCCGAAACCAAATTGACTATATACGTGGCTGTGGAAAAATCTTAATAGCGTGAAGTAGCCGACAGAACAGCGACATCTACTGTGAAATTGGGCAActataaaaactaaacattactACATTCAACATTATCGGCCCCCAAGGACGACTAGTCCTTCATAAAGATCcatgtaaacaaaacaaaacaagaaTAGTGAAGTGAAAATCTACACGAATCAATAGTAAAAGGTTAAATTACACAGTGAAACTCAAATAGAGCTATTCctcaaaactaaaaacacattaAACTTCTTAACAGATAGTTAAGAATCCAGAGGTAGAGGGCAAATTTTAGCAATGGGCCTACGAAAAGTACCATTCTTTAATTTCAACGTAACCACTCGTGTTAAACCATCTCTACCAGGATGCTTATCTATTATACGACCTAACAACCACTTTCCGGGAGGGAGTCTTTCATCCTTGACCAAAACTACTGTTCCAATATCAGGATCAGGATTAGTAGCGGTCCATTTATACCGGTTTTGTAATGTTGTTAAATACTCAGAACTCCAACGAGTCCAAAGCGATTGCAACATCCTTTGGAGCAATTGCCAACGATCCAAACGGGATACTGGCACAGTTGTGAGACTTTCTTCCGGAACAGTGATAGGAGCTTCGCCTATAAGAAAATGTCCCGGTGTAATTGGAGAAGCATCATCAACCGAGTTACTGATGGGAGTTAACGGTCGAGAATTTACACAAGACTCCACTTGCGTCAAAAGTGTGGAATACTCTTCGAACGTGAGAAGAGTCTGTCCGATTACACGCTTAAGGTGAGACTTGATCGATTTCACACCGGCTTCCCAGAGTCCACCAAAATGTGGTGAGCCAGGAGGAATAAAGTGCCATGTAGTTTGGTCATTTGCCAAAATCTCAGATATTTCTCCAACTACTTCTGAGTTCCTATTCCTAAACATAGTGTCAAGCTCTTTAGAGGCTCCAACGAAGTTGGTACCACAGTCGCTCCACAGATCACTACAATGACCGCGTCTAGAAGTGAAACGACGAAAAGCGGCAATAAAAGCAGCCGTGGACAAGTCACTCACAAGTTCTAGATGAATGGCCTTGGTCACGGTGCACACAAACAAAGCAATATAGGCTTTACAAGTGCGTTGACATCTACCAGGGTACAATTTTAACTGGACTGGACCAGCGAAATCCACTCCACTTTTACGGAAGGGCTTATCTGGCGTTACACGACAAGCAGGTAACTGACCCATCAATTGATTGATCGGTGTTGCAGACTGTTTGAAACAAGGGATGCATTTATGAACAACTTTCCTAACTAAATTCTTAGCACCGATTATCCAATATTTGCAACGAATTCCATTCAGAGTCAGTTGAGGACCTCCGTGCAAACAATGAATATGAGCATCATTCACAATCAAAACAGCTAAATGACATTTCGAGGTTAAAACGACAGGTGATTTTGTGTCAAAGTGTACATTTGCATTACGTATACGTCCTGTAACTCGAATAATGCCATTTTCATCTATAAACGGGGTAAGTGGGGTCAAAACATCAGATTTCGGAAGCCTTTGGCCTTTTCTCAGCATTTGTAACTCTTCCTGAAACCAAAACTCCTGAGAGAGTCGAATGCAAACCTTTGTGGCATATCTCAATTCGGTAACTGTAAGATGCTGAGGAAAAGTCTCAGGAACTGTCTGATTAAGTTTTGCATCAATGTGTGCTTTACACAGCTTTACAAATCGCAATATGTACGCTGTAACGCGAATCAATTTTGTCAGAGTAGAGTATCTAGCCAAATAGGTAAGTCGATCATCACTCTCATTCGATACACCAGCTTTAAGTGCTACTATCTTACTATCATTTCCTTTCGAATTTTCTTTGGCTTCTAGTTGTGTTGTTGGTATGTCGAGAGAGAGCGAGCGACATCTATCAAAATCATTCGTTTGGTGAAGTAAAGTTGGTCCGCGCCACCACAACTCGCAGTCTTTAAACAGATCGGGACGAATGCCACGCGACGCAACGTCTGCAGGGTTTTCTGCCGATTTAATGTGGTGCCACCGGCCACTACTTACATTATTAACAATCTCAGTGACTCTATTAGCTACGTACGTTTTCCAAGTGCTAGGGTTTCTTCGAAGCCACGCTAAAACAATCATTGAATCTGTCCACGCAAAGACAGATTCCTCAGGCAAACGAAGACTGTGCTGAACATCTTTGAGTAACTTCGAGAGCAGTACCGCGCCGCACAGTTCCAATCGTGGAACGGAAACTTGTTTTACAGGtgccacttttgttttggcAATGACTAGTGACACGTGGATTCCGTGGGGCGTGATAACTCGTAAATAAACAACAGCAGCGTAAGCTAAACAAGAGGCATCACTGAACCCGTGAATTTCCACTCTTTCCTTGCCGTCGCATTGTGTGTGAACCCAACGATCTAAATACAAGGTCGGCATGTGACAGAGCTGGTCTCTGTAGCTTGACCACTCTGTGGCAAGTTCGAGAGGAAGTTCATCAGTCCAACCAATACCACTCAACCAAAGTTTTtgcaaaaacatttttgcagTGATAATCACTGGCCCTAAAAAACCTAAAGGGTCATATGATTTCGCAATGTCCGACAGTACTGACGTTTTGGTGAAGCGTTCTGTGGGTTCTAAAATATCTACCTTAAGTTCGAAGACATCGTGATGTGAGTTCCATTTGATACCTAAAGCTTTGATGGTATCATCAAGCTTGATCTCGACACTTGGTTGATTTGTTTTTTGTGCGCTAGGTATATTCTTCAAGACGTCAGGACTGTTGGAGGCCCATTTGTGCATTTCAAATTTACCATTAGCCATAGCTTGTGTGATACGACTGTGTAACTTAGCAGCTTGTTCCACGTCATTCGCACCTGTGAGTAAGTCATCCATATAAAAGTCATTACTTATGACTTCAACTAAGTCTGGGTATTCCTCTTTTTCATCTTGTGCAAGCTGCTTCAGAGTGCGAATAGCGAGGAACGGAGCACATGACGTACCATATGTCACAGTTAACAAACGTTTCTCGACGATTTCATCTTGTGCAGATGCGCGCCACAGTATGCGCTGATAGTCAACATCTTCTTTAGCGACGAGTATTTGGCGATACATTTGCTTTATGTCAGCAAGCAGACAAATCTTGTGAGTACGCCAACGAATAATGAGATCTCGTAAGTCTTGCAATAGTGATGGTCCGATGAGTAATTCGTCGTTCAGAGATAAGCCATTTGACGGCTGTGCAGTGCCATCAAAGACCACACGAAGCTTTGTTGTGCTGCTGGATTCTCTTATCACAGCGTGGTGAGGGAGATGGTAGACTTTGTGAGttggcttgtgttgtgggtctACATCTTCTAAGTGATTCAGCTTCTGATATTGATTTATGAAGTCTGCATAATCTTTCTGAAATTTAGGCTTATTCGCGAATCTCTTCTCCATGTGCATTAGTCTCTGTTGTGCGATTTGTCGAGAATCGCCTAAGTTCTTTTCGTGGTCATCTTTAAACGGTAAGCGTACGACGTAACGACCATCTTCTTGTCTGGAGTGAGTTTCTTTATAGTGCTCTTCACATTGTGTCTCAAGATGTGTCATCGGTTTCTCATGAGGCTTGTACTCTTCAGTCTCCCAGAATTTGCGTAGGAGTTGATCTAACTCGATAAGTGCGTGGTATGCTACGATATTGTGAGGTGGCAGATCACTTCGTGATTTCGACGCTCCAGAGACAAACCATCCGAGTTTCGAGTTTTGTGCTATAAGCTTGTCATCGTTATATTTGTGTAGTCCGTCTAGCAAAATAAATGCATAGACCTCGGCGCCCAGTAGAACATCAATAGGTCCCGGCGATTGCATGTGAGGGTCTGCTAGTTGCAATTGGGACAGGGCAGGCCATTGTGAGATGTCAAACTCCTTTGAAGGTAACCAACTATTAATCTTCGAGAGTACGTGAGCGTCAACTTGCATTACATAGTGAGTGTCTATCGGTGAGTAAATATCTAAGTTAACGACGTGTCGTGGCAGTGAAGCTTGATTTTCAAGACCGGTGATATTAGCTGGCTGGAAAGTCTTCTTCAGTCGCAGCAATTGCACTGCAGACTCCGTAATGAAGGTGCCTTCTGAGCCTTGGTCAATAAGGGCTCTAAGTTGTACAAGAGAACCACTGCTATCCTTCAAATATATCTGTGCCGTGGCCAATATCACTTTCTTGCCTTTTTGTGAAACCTTCAGACTTGTGAGTTCCTTAATTTGTGTGTCTTCAGGTTCTGTGGGTGTCTCCATAGTGACTGTATTCGCAGCTATACTCTGGTAGTGCAAAAGCGTATGGTGTTTGCGATTACAGGTTTTACATGTTGTGGCTTGTCTACAATTCCGTATGGAATGTCCTTTGACAAGGCAATTGAAGCATAAGTTGTTGTTCTTTACGAATTCTTTACGTTGATCTATGTCGAGTTGTGTAAATTCAGTGCAGTGACAGATGTAGTGACTTTTCTTACAATATGTGCATTCCGTATCAACTTCAGCGGTGAAAGATCTCACATTCTTTATTTTAGGTGCAGTAGCTAGTTGTTGTAATGTGGTCTCTTTCTTATCTTTCTTCTGTGTCGCTTGTACCATTTCCATCGCTCTGAATCGTCCCTCTAAGTATGATGTGAGCTTCTTATAAGTGGGTAACTCTATAGAAGAACCAAGTGATTGCTCCCAAGCTTTGTGAGTTTCACTATCTAACTTGGATACTACAATATGCACGATGATCGAATCCCAAGTAGTTGTGTCAATCTTCAAATTCGCTAGACTACTGAGACACTGGTTTGTAGTATCAAGAAGATCCTTGAGGCCTTTAGAGCATTCGTACGTGAGTTTCTTCTGATTGAGCAGGCGATTCAGTATGGTATTCGCTATCACTCTATCATTGCTGTAACGGCAGACTAAGGCGTTCCAAGCCTTTGCATAGTTGGCAGCTGTGAGTTCGAAATGACGGACGACTTGTTCTGCTTCACCCTTCAAGCTTGACCTCAAATAATGATGCTTGTGTATGTCACTCAGACCCGGCTCATTGTGTACCATAGAGATAAACAAATCCTTGAAGTGCATCCATTCTTGGTAATCACCGGAAAACGAAGGAAGGTTTATCGGCGGGAGTTTACTCTTTGTGACAACTTGAGGTTGTGATGCATGAGGCACTTGAGGTGAGGCACCTTCTTGAATTGTGACAGATTCCGTCAGTTCTAACAAACTAGTCTTGAACTCCATATAGAAATCTTCGACATCATTGTAGAGCGCTTTCAGTTCCTTTTTCTCATCTACGCTTACTGAAGACTTTAAAATTTCTCGGTGCTCAGTAAGGAATTGATTCCAGTATTCTTCAAGCGACTCTATGCGTATTTTCAAGTAACTTGGTGTGTAACGCGTTGACGAAGTTTTCTTGTGATTGGTGAGAAGTCTTTTAATCTGACTAAAAAGTTCTTCTTGTGATGCTATGTTAGccattttgtttaaaatttgctAAGTGAGTGACAGATTTCAAAGTCTAtttttattctgtttatttTTGAACACAATTTTTCAGAGTCATTTTTCAACCGAAATTACGCTATGTCCAACAATTCACAAAATCGACTAAGTCCAAATTTAAGCAAATTATTCTAAGTGTTTTTTCAGCGGTTTTTTTCTAAGTCCTAAATTCACTCGAAATTGCACTATGTCTTTTTTCACGTGAAATATTCTAAGTGTTTGTTACCGCGAAAATTCGGTTCCGGCCTCGAATGTCCAATTCCTTAAATGTCCATTTTCCTCGAATGTCTAATTTCCCAAATGTCCATTTGCTCGAAGGTCCAATTCCCGGAATGTCCATTTGCTCAAACGTCCAATTCTCGGAATGTCCATTTGCTCGAAGGTCCAATTCCCGGAATGTCCATTTGCTCGAAGGTCCAATTCCTTAAATGTCCATTTTCTTCGAATGTCTAATTCCCGAATGTCCGTTTATCGAATGTCCAATTCCCTGAATGTCCATATCACCATGGAAATAGATCTACGGCTACAACAACGGGTACTGGGTTTCACGgagtcggatcggacgtagaCGTAGGACGGAAACTGCTCTAACGGTACCGTTTCAAAAATATACCTAGTATTGAATGTTATTCATTTGTGTACCATTACCAACGGATACCTTTTTAGTTGATACCTTTATTTTACTTACTTCACGGTCTTATGCGTTCATGGAAATGTACATTTACCACTCatttaacttactttttaaccgacttcaatttcatagaaggaggaggttctgtattcggttctggctatttttttttctatgtacgttcaccgattactccgacatgcgtagtccgatttgagtaattatttttttgtttgaaaggagctacctccgagttggtctcattttaatttggttctgttctgatgatggcatccatgaggaattgagggaactcttcaatttttaaaggcacatgcatagTGTTTTGGGCGATTCCGGGACTGGGCAGTCAGCATGAGAAAATGTTCAATggctggaaagtgcaggggtcaaaatgtccatacgaaCTGGCTGTCTATGTGGTAAAAAGTATGAACGTTGTAATGCCTTAgtgtcaaaatgtccatacggacCGGCTGTGTATATggcaaaaagtaaaaatttcaaaatttgcaGTGGTTCAAATGGACGGCAGTTAAAATGTGTTCAGGTCCAATTAAACAAGTGCCATAATGTATAATAGCCAACGCGAACACATGCGTAAATGCATCACGGTAATAATGTTTCCTTTTTGTACATGGTATAAAGCTTTATTCTAACTAAAACGTTTGGTTTTACTCCAAATTTTACAAAAGTTGTACAGTTCTAGATCAATGCATTACGTTTGAGGGAAATAATTTTTATAAGTGAAAAATTCTCAGATTTTTGTTCAGTTTCGTTTTGCGGCGGTTAAAAAAAGCGTTCAGACGCATAGTGCCAGAAACGCAAATTACCTTATACGCGGATGACCAGAATTTCGTACACAAATTACCAGTTACGTAGATTACCCGAATTTTATTACGCAAATGGCCGGTATGTTCAAATTACGCATAGTACTAGAAACGCAAATTGCCTTATACGCGAATAACCAGAATTTCATTCGACGAAATTGCCTTAGACGCGGATGACAGTAAACCATGtttctaaaaataaacatgCCTGTGTGTGTACTCATCAACATCAAACTAATAATAGCTATATCTATATAGACACTCAGCTAGATTTAAAAACTTCATGCTAAAtataaggtaaaaataatacaaGCCACTAGAATGTGAACGTCAGTTATTAAAAATACTAACTGTCAATTTGTGATTGATTTAGCAATAAAGAATTTAGCAATTAAAAATTGtggtaaaatattgaaaaatatgaGCTACTTCGAGTTAAATAACACATATGATTCCAGGTCTCGTCCTACACTAAAACGAGCAATAACCGATAGCAGCCGATGCATTTTTAGTGAATGCCCCGCGATGGATCTTCTCCATATCCCGTATCTTTCAAAGGCCATGCTTTTATcaaaacataatttttatgTGCCACGAGATGCAAGGGTGTGCCGTCAACATTTAGAATCTGAAAACTGGGACCATGTATTAAATTATAGTGCATCAGTTACTGATTTTAATGAAATCCACACAGCAGACAtcatacaaatttataaaagtACTCTACAGTTGATAAATGTTACCGTGTCGTCTGCCCTAATAGAATAAGGTCATTTTAGGCTGTAGACtagaattaaataataaaggttaaaatttaatgtttagtcatttatttatttttaactatgTAACTCCAGTGAAGCTCAATCATATCTAAACGATATATACAAGACAGTCCTTTCACTGAAGTGGTTGTGAGTGTTCTTTGGTGATTTTAATCGCTTATCATCTGGCGATTTGTCTGCTCGTTTCCCTCTTATATCTTAAAACAATTTTGCTTGTATATTTAAACATTACTTGTACAGTAGACGTAAAATCCCACCAGGTATGTACCTGTTAGCTATGAGCTATCGGCTATAAACACGAACAAAAGATAAGCACTCCCGTGAAAATAAAAGAGACACGGCGATATTTATAGTTACTCGCCCAGCTATGAATTCAGGTATTCAGAATTACTACGACGACTTCACTATGACTAAATTACGTTACGTACCTACC belongs to Cydia splendana chromosome 26, ilCydSple1.2, whole genome shotgun sequence and includes:
- the LOC134803282 gene encoding zinc finger protein 431-like isoform X1 — encoded protein: MDLSTVCRCCLSQGLVKNLYSSYVWLDTTEIYSDMLQGCFNIALAKLENGNICEDCILQLRSAMRFKEQVLVSEREFLKQIQACVDNEKKPFEVKVEPKNELSFDYDSDDYFLADTVREVPVEVIMPEAREVKKKTPPQKKPLKKEGERARKIRTLVNRLASSMNSCELPDITTLKKKDINEIIKTGRKQPRPSGRTGSGRTVPRDRVNLAALTSWTSRVKTDKNKHRANLQTILTYSNAVPFKNKTLLGFLCGYCEERFIDPVDLRTHTEKDHKKDRLDFKSTFDMTEYNVKLDVGDLNCTLCDEKMDNLSVLKTHLVKVHNKTIYNDIKDHILQFKLKKGDVYDCALCTSTYETFKMLKQHMNKHYANYTCKKCDTAFATKRSLNSHRSTHLEGSHKCPHCDKVFASKSKQHYHVKTKHLGSRNVSNCPFCNEPFRSYYQRNQHLVKVHNSEAKYKCNVCDKAYILKSLLMYHIKKTHLMERNCQCTECGYKFFSKKALNAHMVKHTGERKYSCEVCHKSYARKYTLREHMRIHNNDRRFKCDVCAMTFVQKCSLKSHLLSNHGISMAACDIASTE
- the LOC134803282 gene encoding zinc finger protein 431-like isoform X2, yielding MDLSTVCRCCLSQGLVKNLYSSYVWLDTTEIYSDMLQGCFNIALAKLENGNICEDCILQLRSAMRFKEQVLVSEREFLKQIQACVDNEKKPFEVKVEPKNELSFDYDSDDYFLADTVPVEVIMPEAREVKKKTPPQKKPLKKEGERARKIRTLVNRLASSMNSCELPDITTLKKKDINEIIKTGRKQPRPSGRTGSGRTVPRDRVNLAALTSWTSRVKTDKNKHRANLQTILTYSNAVPFKNKTLLGFLCGYCEERFIDPVDLRTHTEKDHKKDRLDFKSTFDMTEYNVKLDVGDLNCTLCDEKMDNLSVLKTHLVKVHNKTIYNDIKDHILQFKLKKGDVYDCALCTSTYETFKMLKQHMNKHYANYTCKKCDTAFATKRSLNSHRSTHLEGSHKCPHCDKVFASKSKQHYHVKTKHLGSRNVSNCPFCNEPFRSYYQRNQHLVKVHNSEAKYKCNVCDKAYILKSLLMYHIKKTHLMERNCQCTECGYKFFSKKALNAHMVKHTGERKYSCEVCHKSYARKYTLREHMRIHNNDRRFKCDVCAMTFVQKCSLKSHLLSNHGISMAACDIASTE